The following are encoded in a window of Primulina eburnea isolate SZY01 chromosome 4, ASM2296580v1, whole genome shotgun sequence genomic DNA:
- the LOC140830682 gene encoding proteasome subunit beta type-2-A-like — MESVFGLVGKDFAIVAADTSAVHSILVHKTNEDKIMVLDSHKLMGASGETGDRVQFTEYIQKNVALYQFRNGIPLTTAAAANFTRGELATALRKNPYMVNIILGGYDKDVGPSLYFLDYIASLHKVDKAAFGYGSYFALAMMDRHYRQDMTVEEAIELVDKCILEIRTRLVVAPPNFVIKIVDKDGARIHAWRETIKDSDVPAD, encoded by the exons ATGGAGTCAGTATTTGGATTGGTGGGTAAAGATTTCGCGATAGTGGCGGCCGACACATCCGCCGTTCACAGTATCCTTGTGCACAAGACGAACGAGGACAAGATAATGGTCTTAGATTCTCACAAGCTCATGGGAGCATCTGGAGAAACTGGTGACCG GGTCCAGTTCACAGAGTACATACAGAAGAATGTGGCGTTGTACCAATTTCGCAACGGAATTCCCCTCACAACTGCAGCTGCCGCAAACTTTACCAGAGGCGAGCTTGCCACAGCCTTgagaaag AATCCATACATGGTGAATATCATACTAGGCGGTTACGACAAGGACGTAGGCCCATCTCTATATTTCCTTGATTACATCGCATCACTTCACAAGGTTGATAAAGCTGCATTTGGTTATGGATCCTACTTTGCTCTCGCCATGATGGATAGGCACTACCGTCAAGACATGACAGTCGAAGAAGCTATCGAGTTGGTGGATAAGTGCATATTAGAAATTCGTACAAGGTTGGTCGTTGCTCCACCAAACTTCGTAATCAAAATCGTCGACAAAGATGGGGCTAGGATACATGCTTGGCGTGAGACGATCAAGGATTCCGATGTTCCTGCAGATTGA
- the LOC140829705 gene encoding uncharacterized protein: MVSRKSPKTMEETTKTNFLTPNSSVKSSTTVNSNASETRDSVYFPGCRKDANCHCEICIDSINATLDLMPQSKPRSSLTKISASRPMVSRSPIAFNPSSTDVFTPKPRAHIKKVFVSPPLNSTARINFQERVETENKELGFGKFVVRWCLCLILILGMEYGVSWMVSGVLKTKFSPDIVKNLGEKSWVLEEFNTRFLFLENELQGLVGEKVSSCSSNNSLWRISEDGLLLKSQCVLYESMTEEISIWGWPLQTAGLLSSQYSPRLFSIISGRVTQWSNGEAKYTIHCGNSSWVQEKWSASVVQFDPNTWILEYRRSFILNNPRLMSALMEFLKLRLIRESEKMRQEFWGLFAFGSQPSYFSGRSYQIPT, encoded by the exons ATGGTTTCAAGAAAAAGCCCCAAAACCATGGAAGAAACCACGAAAACAAATTTTCTTACACCAAATTCATCTGTTAAATCCAGCACCACAGTGAACAGCAACGCATCTGAAACTCGAGACAGCGTTTATTTTCCGGGATGCAGAAAAGATGCGAATTGCCACTGCGAAATCTGCATAGATAGCATCAATGCGACTCTTGATTTGATGCCACAAAGTAAGCCCAGAAGCTCACTTACGAAAATCTCTGCTTCAAGGCCTATGGTTTCAAGAAGCCCTATTGCTTTCAACCCTTCATCAACAGATGTTTTTACGCCAAAACCAAGGGCTCATATTAAGAAAGTTTTTGTTTCTCCGCCGCTGAATAGCACTGCAAGAATCAATTTTCAGGAAAGGGTGGAGACGGAAAACAAGGAGTTGGGATTTGGGAAATTTGTGGTGAGGTGGTGTTTATGCTTGATCTTGATATTGGGTATGGAGTATGGGGTTTCCTGGATGGTTTCTGGGGTTTTGAAGACTAAATTTTCACCGGATATTGTTAAGAATTTGGGTGAGAAATCATGGGTTTTAGAGGAATTCAATACGAGGTTTCTTTTCTTGGAGAATGAATTACAAGGCTTAGTTGGGGAAAAAGTTTCAAGCTGCAGCTCAAATAATTCTCTGTGGAGAATCAGTGAG GATGGTTTGTTGCTGAAGTCGCAATGTGTGCTGTATGAATCAATGACAGAAGAGATAAGCATTTGGGGATGGCCATTACAGACAGCTGGATTGCTCTCATCTCAATATTCTCCCCGATTATTCAGCATTATATCGGGAAGAGTCACACAA TGGTCAAATGGGGAAGCGAAGTATACAATTCACTGTGGTAATAGTTCTTGGGTGCAAGAAAAATGGAGTGCTTCTGTGGTGCAGTTTGACCCAAATACATGGATTCTTGAGTACAGACGGAGCTTCATATTGAACAATCCAAGACTGATGTCGGCTTTAATGGAGTTCTTGAAGCTTAGGCTGATCAGAGAATCTGAAAAGATGAGGCAAGAATTCTGGGGTTTATTTGCATTTGGAAGCCAGCCTTCCTATTTTTCAGGAAGGAGCTATCAAATTCCAACTTAA
- the LOC140829621 gene encoding uncharacterized protein, whose amino-acid sequence MRVHPMTTKRNVAIRDDGHDFMNPMEGNVIQKKLKKLPHVFSKVLELPFRSDADVVVEEGDDFFQFIVEIEVDGYDVSIGDVRAHAVEIHPGVIKIVVRNDQGSGMSNVELSLNKLEVDTWRYRLPPSSLPEMATAMFVDGALIVTVPKGGGRREFVDGIDGWGNGNLLLVQ is encoded by the coding sequence ATGAGGGTGCACCCCATGACAACCAAGAGAAACGTCGCCATCCGAGACGACGGTCACGATTTCATGAACCCTATGGAAGGAAATGTGATCCAAAAAAAGCTTAAGAAACTCCCTCATGTTTTCAGCAAAGTCCTGGAGCTTCCCTTTAGGTCGGATGCTGATGTGGTGGTGGAAGAGGGGGATGATTTCTTCCAATTCATCGTGGAGATAGAGGTCGATGGTTATGATGTCAGCATAGGCGATGTGAGAGCTCATGCAGTGGAGATTCATCCCGGGGTGATCAAGATTGTGGTCAGAAACGACCAGGGGTCGGGGATGAGTAACGTGGAGCTGTCCTTAAACAAGTTGGAGGTCGACACATGGCGGTATCGATTGCCACCCTCCAGCCTCCCGGAGATGGCTACCGCGATGTTTGTGGACGGAGCGCTGATCGTCACAGTGCCAAAGGGCGGAGGGAGGAGGGAGTTTGTGGATGGGATAGATGGTTGGGGAAATGGCAATCTCCTTCTTGTACAATAA